One window from the genome of Hippocampus zosterae strain Florida chromosome 7, ASM2543408v3, whole genome shotgun sequence encodes:
- the LOC127604995 gene encoding sodium bicarbonate cotransporter 3-like isoform X14, whose product MDESSEQTRPFLRTGLDEEAIVDHGKSSFTIQTNYEKDELESHRAVYVGVHVPFGRENKRRHRHRGHRHHRKRRDKDSDDGKEDDRDSSPYDTPSQRVQFILGTEDDDLEHVPHDLFTELDELSFRDGRATEWRETARWLKFEEDVEDGGERWSKPYVATLSLHSLFELRSCILNGTVMLDMRANSIEEIADMVIDSMVASGQLKEDLRAKVREAMLKKHHHQNERKLSNRIPLVRSIADIGKKHSDPLLLERNGEGLSSSRLSLHKPGAASSASNLPPRQESRVSILLNHLLPSSSSNTGRPPGPSPLATPQSTPASFRRGSPSPPRNHGAGFGPYSIPEVVVSPPKDDEPLKSPEDDSAVPEFSRQSSCASQGSEQLPLEGPLVHLNSVPNYLDSEKAVERRPSKVGVDMNFMKKIPPGAEASNVLVGEVDFLEKPIIAFVRLSPAVLITGLTEVPVPTRFLFLLLGPHGKGPQYHEIGRSMATLMTDEIFHDVAYKAKDRTDLLSGIDEFLDQVTVLPPGEWDPTIRIEPPKNVPSQLKRKRPSHPNGTASPAGELEMGDDHQVGPELQRTGRICGGLILDIKRKAPFYWSDIRDSFSLQCLASILFLYCACMSPVITFGGLLGEATKGNISAIESLFGASLTGVAYSLFAGQPLTILGSTGPVLVFEKILFKFCADYGLSYLSLRTSIGLWTAFLCLVLVATDASSLVCYITRFTEEAFAALICIIFIYEALEKLFHLGEHYPVNSHNVLDNLTSYSCQCSEPANASAQLLLKWNQTGYSADSIPWSSFNVSMCKMLNGEFVGTACGNHGPYIPDVLFWSIILFFTTFFLSSFLKQFKTERYFPTKVRSTISDFAVFITIMIMVLVDYLMGIPSPKLNVPDRFEPTSKNRGWLMDPLGENPWWTLLVAALPALLCTILIFMDQQITAVIINRKEHKLKKGCGYHLDLLVVSFMLGVCSIMGLPWFVAATVLSISHVNSLKVESGCSAPGEQPKFLGIREQRVTGFMIFVLMGCSVFMTSALKFIPMPVLYGVFLYMGVSSLKGIQFFDRIKLFGMPAKHQPDLIYLRYVPLWKVHIFTLVQLTCLVLLWVIKASAAAVVFPMMVLALVFIRKLLDFFFSNRELSWLDDLMPESKKKKEDDKKKKARAKLEAESRLQDEELGLPVSYESSNLLNIPEKTLSGRSYRIGVVADDSLRQEEEPGEGGLR is encoded by the exons ggtCTAGATGAGGAGGCAATCGTTGACCACGGAAAGAGCAGCTTCACTATTCAGACAAACTACGAAAAGGACGAATTAGAAA gccACCGAGCTGTGTACGTGGGCGTTCACGTTCCCTTTGGAAGAGAAAACAAGCGGAGGCATCGTCACCGAGGACACAGGCACCACAGAAAGAGAAGGGATAAAGATTCGGATGACGGAAAGGAGGATGACAGGGACTCGTCCCCCTACG ACACTCCATCCCAGCGGGTCCAATTCATTCTGGGCACAGAGGACGATGACTTGGAGCATGTTCCCCACGACCTCTTCACCGAGTTGGATGAGCTCTCCTTCCGAGATGGCAGAGCCACTGAATGGAGGGAAACTGCCAG GTGGCTGAAGTTTGAAGAGGATGTGGAAGATGGCGGGGAAAGGTGGAGCAAGCCGTACGTGGCTACGTTGTCACTGCACAGTTTATTTGAACTGCGGAGCTGCATCCTCAATGGCACTGTCATGCTGGATATGAGGGCCAACAGTATAGAGGAAATTGCAG ACATGGTGATCGACAGCATGGTGGCGTCGGGCCAGCTCAAGGAGGACCTGCGGGCGAAGGTGCGTGAGGCCATGCTGAAGAAGCACCACCATCAGAACGAGCGAAAGCTCAGTAACCGCATCCCTTTGGTGCGCTCCATTGCTGACATAGGCAAGAAACATTCTGACCCTCTCTTGCTTGAAAGAAACG GAGAGGGCCTTTCCTCTTCACGTCTCTCCCTCCACAAGCCAGGAGCGGCCTCTTCTGCCTCCAACCTGCCGCCGAGACAAGAATCCCGCGTTTCCATCCTACTCAACCACCTCCTCccatcctcttcctccaacaCGGGGCGCCCCCCAGGTCCTTCTCCCCTCGCCACCCCTCAGAGCACCCCCGCGTCCTTTCGGCGTGGCTCCCCGAGCCCCCCGCGCAACCACGGCGCCGGCTTTGGCCCTTATAGCATCCCAGAAGTGGTGGTGTCTCCGCCCAAGGATGACGAGCCGCTTAAGTCGCCAGAGGACGACTCGGCCGTCCCCGAGTTCAGCCGGCAATCCTCCTGTGCATCCCAGGGATCCGAGCAGCTGCCCTTAGAAG GACCACTCGTTCATCTGAACTCCGTCCCGAATTACCTGGACAGTGAAAAGGCAGTGGAGAGGCGGCCTTCCAAAGTAGGG GTGGATATGAATTTCATGAAGAAGATTCCCCCGGGCGCCGAAGCTTCCAATGTGTTGGTGGGAGAAGTGGATTTCTTGGAGAAACCCATCATCGCCTTTGTTCGACTCTCCCCTGCGGTTCTGATCACTGGCCTCACTGAGGTTCCCGTTCCCACAAG GTTCCTGTTCCTGCTTTTGGGTCCTCACGGGAAGGGTCCTCAATACCATGAGATTGGCAGATCGATGGCCACTCTGATGACAGATGAG ATTTTCCATGACGTGGCATACAAGGCCAAAGATCGAACGGATCTCCTATCTGGGATCGATGAGTTCCTTGATCAGGTGACGGTCCTCCCTCCTGGAGAGTGGGACCCCACGATCCGGATTGAGCCCCCTAAAAACGTCCCGTCCCAG CTAAAGAGGAAGAGGCCATCGCATCCAAATGGCACGGCATCCCCAGCGGGAGAACTGGAAATGGGAGACGACCACCAAGTGGGACCAGAGCTGCAGAGGACCGGAAG GATATGCGGCGGTCTGATCCTGGACATCAAGCGGAAGGCCCCCTTTTACTGGAGCGACATCAGAGACTCCTTTAGCTTGCAGTGTCTAGCCTCCATTCTCTTCCTTTATTGTGCCTGCATGTCTCCCGTCATTACGTTCGGAGGTCTGCTTGGGGAGGCCACCAAAGGCAACATC AGTGCCATAGAGTCTCTTTTTGGGGCGTCATTGACTGGAGTTGCGTATTCCCTCTTTGCCGGTCAACCTCTAACTATCCTTGGCAGCACAGGACCTGTTTTAGTGTTTGAGAAGATCCTCTTTAAGTTCTGCGC CGACTACGGACTGTCCTACCTGTCGTTGCGAACAAGCATTGGTCTGTGGACTGCCTTCCTGTGTCTGGTCCTGGTTGCTACGGACGCGAGCTCCCTGGTCTGCTATATCACCCGATTCACCGAGGAAGCTTTTGCCGCACTCATCTGCATCATCTTTATCTACGAGGCGCTTGAAAAGCTCTTCCACCTCGGAGAGCATTACCCTGTCAACAGCCACAACGTCCTGGATAACCTCACATCATATTC GTGTCAGTGCTCTGAGCCAGCGAATGCCTCCGCTCAGCTCCTGCTGAAATGGAACCAGACGGGTTACAGTGCAGACTCCATACCGTGGAGTAGCTTCAATGTTTCG ATGTGTAAAATGCTCAACGGGGAGTTTGTTGGCACAGCCTGCGGTAACCATGGACCCTACATCCCAGATGTTCTCTTCTGGTCCATCATTCTCTTCTTCACCACCTTTTTCTTGTCCTCTTTCCTCAAGCAGTTCAAAACGGAGCGGTACTTCCCCaccaag gtgCGATCCACAATCAGTGACTTTGCTGTCTTCATAACTATCATGATTATGGTCTTGGTGGACTACTTAATGGGGATCCCTTCACCGAAACTAAACGTCCCTGATCGGTTTGAG CCTACTTCAAAGAACAGAGGCTGGCTGATGGACCCATTAGGCGAAAACCCCTGGTGGACGCTGTTGGTGGCAGCGCTTCCTGCCCTGTTGTGCACAATTCTCATCTTTATGGATCAGCAGATCACAGCTGTCATCATCAACCGCAAGGAGCACAAGCTCAAG AAAGGCTGTGGCTATCACCTGGACTTGCTGGTGGTGTCATTCATGCTTGGCGTGTGCTCCATAATGGGCCTGCCCTGGTTCGTGGCGGCCACCGTCCTCTCCATTTCGCACGTGAACAGCCTCAAGGTGGAATCTGGTTGCTCCGCTCCCGGAGAGCAGCCCAAGTTCCTCGGCATCCGGGAGCAGCGCGTCACCGGCTTCATGATCTTTGTCCTCATGGGCTGTTCGGTTTTCATGACATCTGCGCTCAAG TTCATTCCAATGCCAGTGCTGTACGGAGTCTTCCTCTACATGGGGGTCTCCTCTCTGAAAGGCATCCAA TTCTTTGACAGAATCAAGCTGTTTGGCATGCCTGCCAAACATCAGCCTGATCTTATTTACTTGCGCTACGTGCCGCTGTGGAAAGTCCATATCTTCACCCTGGTACAGCTCACCTGCCTGGTACTGCTCTGGGTCATCAAGGCCTCTGCTGCAGCCGTGGTTTTCCCCATGATG gttCTTGCACTGGTCTTTATCCGGAAGCTTCTTGACTTCTTCTTCAGTAACAGAGAGCTGAGCTGGCTCGACGACTTGATGCCAgagagcaagaagaaaaaagaggacgacaaaaaaaagaaagcgcggGCAAAGCTG gaAGCAGAGTCTCGATTGCAGGACGAAGAACTAGGACTGCCGGTCAGCTACGAGAGCTCCAACCTGCTCAACATCCCAGAAAAGACCCTCTCAGGGAG ATCATACAGAATAGGAGTAGTCGCAGACGACAGCCTCCGGCAGGAAGAAGAG CCGGGAGAAGGCGGCCTGCGTTAG
- the LOC127604995 gene encoding sodium bicarbonate cotransporter 3-like isoform X11 has translation MDESSEQTRPFLRTGLDEEAIVDHGKSSFTIQTNYEKDELESHRAVYVGVHVPFGRENKRRHRHRGHRHHRKRRDKDSDDGKEDDRDSSPYDTPSQRVQFILGTEDDDLEHVPHDLFTELDELSFRDGRATEWRETARWLKFEEDVEDGGERWSKPYVATLSLHSLFELRSCILNGTVMLDMRANSIEEIADMVIDSMVASGQLKEDLRAKVREAMLKKHHHQNERKLSNRIPLVRSIADIGKKHSDPLLLERNGPLVHLNSVPNYLDSEKAVERRPSKVGVDMNFMKKIPPGAEASNVLVGEVDFLEKPIIAFVRLSPAVLITGLTEVPVPTRFLFLLLGPHGKGPQYHEIGRSMATLMTDEIFHDVAYKAKDRTDLLSGIDEFLDQVTVLPPGEWDPTIRIEPPKNVPSQLKRKRPSHPNGTASPAGELEMGDDHQVGPELQRTGRICGGLILDIKRKAPFYWSDIRDSFSLQCLASILFLYCACMSPVITFGGLLGEATKGNISAIESLFGASLTGVAYSLFAGQPLTILGSTGPVLVFEKILFKFCADYGLSYLSLRTSIGLWTAFLCLVLVATDASSLVCYITRFTEEAFAALICIIFIYEALEKLFHLGEHYPVNSHNVLDNLTSYSCQCSEPANASAQLLLKWNQTGYSADSIPWSSFNVSMCKMLNGEFVGTACGNHGPYIPDVLFWSIILFFTTFFLSSFLKQFKTERYFPTKVRSTISDFAVFITIMIMVLVDYLMGIPSPKLNVPDRFEVGGFIIFLYVYIIDANDLLPSRSLPLFQAVQTKSGTLLPSFPAQPTSKNRGWLMDPLGENPWWTLLVAALPALLCTILIFMDQQITAVIINRKEHKLKKGCGYHLDLLVVSFMLGVCSIMGLPWFVAATVLSISHVNSLKVESGCSAPGEQPKFLGIREQRVTGFMIFVLMGCSVFMTSALKFIPMPVLYGVFLYMGVSSLKGIQFFDRIKLFGMPAKHQPDLIYLRYVPLWKVHIFTLVQLTCLVLLWVIKASAAAVVFPMMVLALVFIRKLLDFFFSNRELSWLDDLMPESKKKKEDDKKKKARAKLEAESRLQDEELGLPVSYESSNLLNIPEKTLSGSSELDAMVVNTADEMAQNAAWRAVNLSSDSQSQHSGSREKAACVRVDISPETPGESSNAETFL, from the exons ggtCTAGATGAGGAGGCAATCGTTGACCACGGAAAGAGCAGCTTCACTATTCAGACAAACTACGAAAAGGACGAATTAGAAA gccACCGAGCTGTGTACGTGGGCGTTCACGTTCCCTTTGGAAGAGAAAACAAGCGGAGGCATCGTCACCGAGGACACAGGCACCACAGAAAGAGAAGGGATAAAGATTCGGATGACGGAAAGGAGGATGACAGGGACTCGTCCCCCTACG ACACTCCATCCCAGCGGGTCCAATTCATTCTGGGCACAGAGGACGATGACTTGGAGCATGTTCCCCACGACCTCTTCACCGAGTTGGATGAGCTCTCCTTCCGAGATGGCAGAGCCACTGAATGGAGGGAAACTGCCAG GTGGCTGAAGTTTGAAGAGGATGTGGAAGATGGCGGGGAAAGGTGGAGCAAGCCGTACGTGGCTACGTTGTCACTGCACAGTTTATTTGAACTGCGGAGCTGCATCCTCAATGGCACTGTCATGCTGGATATGAGGGCCAACAGTATAGAGGAAATTGCAG ACATGGTGATCGACAGCATGGTGGCGTCGGGCCAGCTCAAGGAGGACCTGCGGGCGAAGGTGCGTGAGGCCATGCTGAAGAAGCACCACCATCAGAACGAGCGAAAGCTCAGTAACCGCATCCCTTTGGTGCGCTCCATTGCTGACATAGGCAAGAAACATTCTGACCCTCTCTTGCTTGAAAGAAACG GACCACTCGTTCATCTGAACTCCGTCCCGAATTACCTGGACAGTGAAAAGGCAGTGGAGAGGCGGCCTTCCAAAGTAGGG GTGGATATGAATTTCATGAAGAAGATTCCCCCGGGCGCCGAAGCTTCCAATGTGTTGGTGGGAGAAGTGGATTTCTTGGAGAAACCCATCATCGCCTTTGTTCGACTCTCCCCTGCGGTTCTGATCACTGGCCTCACTGAGGTTCCCGTTCCCACAAG GTTCCTGTTCCTGCTTTTGGGTCCTCACGGGAAGGGTCCTCAATACCATGAGATTGGCAGATCGATGGCCACTCTGATGACAGATGAG ATTTTCCATGACGTGGCATACAAGGCCAAAGATCGAACGGATCTCCTATCTGGGATCGATGAGTTCCTTGATCAGGTGACGGTCCTCCCTCCTGGAGAGTGGGACCCCACGATCCGGATTGAGCCCCCTAAAAACGTCCCGTCCCAG CTAAAGAGGAAGAGGCCATCGCATCCAAATGGCACGGCATCCCCAGCGGGAGAACTGGAAATGGGAGACGACCACCAAGTGGGACCAGAGCTGCAGAGGACCGGAAG GATATGCGGCGGTCTGATCCTGGACATCAAGCGGAAGGCCCCCTTTTACTGGAGCGACATCAGAGACTCCTTTAGCTTGCAGTGTCTAGCCTCCATTCTCTTCCTTTATTGTGCCTGCATGTCTCCCGTCATTACGTTCGGAGGTCTGCTTGGGGAGGCCACCAAAGGCAACATC AGTGCCATAGAGTCTCTTTTTGGGGCGTCATTGACTGGAGTTGCGTATTCCCTCTTTGCCGGTCAACCTCTAACTATCCTTGGCAGCACAGGACCTGTTTTAGTGTTTGAGAAGATCCTCTTTAAGTTCTGCGC CGACTACGGACTGTCCTACCTGTCGTTGCGAACAAGCATTGGTCTGTGGACTGCCTTCCTGTGTCTGGTCCTGGTTGCTACGGACGCGAGCTCCCTGGTCTGCTATATCACCCGATTCACCGAGGAAGCTTTTGCCGCACTCATCTGCATCATCTTTATCTACGAGGCGCTTGAAAAGCTCTTCCACCTCGGAGAGCATTACCCTGTCAACAGCCACAACGTCCTGGATAACCTCACATCATATTC GTGTCAGTGCTCTGAGCCAGCGAATGCCTCCGCTCAGCTCCTGCTGAAATGGAACCAGACGGGTTACAGTGCAGACTCCATACCGTGGAGTAGCTTCAATGTTTCG ATGTGTAAAATGCTCAACGGGGAGTTTGTTGGCACAGCCTGCGGTAACCATGGACCCTACATCCCAGATGTTCTCTTCTGGTCCATCATTCTCTTCTTCACCACCTTTTTCTTGTCCTCTTTCCTCAAGCAGTTCAAAACGGAGCGGTACTTCCCCaccaag gtgCGATCCACAATCAGTGACTTTGCTGTCTTCATAACTATCATGATTATGGTCTTGGTGGACTACTTAATGGGGATCCCTTCACCGAAACTAAACGTCCCTGATCGGTTTGAGGTAGgcggatttattatttttttgtatgtatatatcattGATGCAAATGATCTTCTTCCGAGTAGAAGTTTACCACTTTTCCAGGCTGTCCAAACTAAATCTGGCACACTTTTGCCATCTTTCCCCGCACAGCCTACTTCAAAGAACAGAGGCTGGCTGATGGACCCATTAGGCGAAAACCCCTGGTGGACGCTGTTGGTGGCAGCGCTTCCTGCCCTGTTGTGCACAATTCTCATCTTTATGGATCAGCAGATCACAGCTGTCATCATCAACCGCAAGGAGCACAAGCTCAAG AAAGGCTGTGGCTATCACCTGGACTTGCTGGTGGTGTCATTCATGCTTGGCGTGTGCTCCATAATGGGCCTGCCCTGGTTCGTGGCGGCCACCGTCCTCTCCATTTCGCACGTGAACAGCCTCAAGGTGGAATCTGGTTGCTCCGCTCCCGGAGAGCAGCCCAAGTTCCTCGGCATCCGGGAGCAGCGCGTCACCGGCTTCATGATCTTTGTCCTCATGGGCTGTTCGGTTTTCATGACATCTGCGCTCAAG TTCATTCCAATGCCAGTGCTGTACGGAGTCTTCCTCTACATGGGGGTCTCCTCTCTGAAAGGCATCCAA TTCTTTGACAGAATCAAGCTGTTTGGCATGCCTGCCAAACATCAGCCTGATCTTATTTACTTGCGCTACGTGCCGCTGTGGAAAGTCCATATCTTCACCCTGGTACAGCTCACCTGCCTGGTACTGCTCTGGGTCATCAAGGCCTCTGCTGCAGCCGTGGTTTTCCCCATGATG gttCTTGCACTGGTCTTTATCCGGAAGCTTCTTGACTTCTTCTTCAGTAACAGAGAGCTGAGCTGGCTCGACGACTTGATGCCAgagagcaagaagaaaaaagaggacgacaaaaaaaagaaagcgcggGCAAAGCTG gaAGCAGAGTCTCGATTGCAGGACGAAGAACTAGGACTGCCGGTCAGCTACGAGAGCTCCAACCTGCTCAACATCCCAGAAAAGACCCTCTCAGGGAG TTCTGAGCTTGATGCCATGGTTGTAAATACTGCTGATGAAATGGCCCAAAATGCGGCGTGGAGAGCAGTGAACTTGAGCAGCGACTCGCAAAGCCAACATAGTGGAAG CCGGGAGAAGGCGGCCTGCGTTAGAGTGGACATAAGCCCGGAAACACCAGGAGAAAGTTCCAATGCGGAGACCTTCTTGTGA
- the LOC127604995 gene encoding sodium bicarbonate cotransporter 3-like isoform X12 — MDESSEQTRPFLRTGLDEEAIVDHGKSSFTIQTNYEKDELESHRAVYVGVHVPFGRENKRRHRHRGHRHHRKRRDKDSDDGKEDDRDSSPYDTPSQRVQFILGTEDDDLEHVPHDLFTELDELSFRDGRATEWRETARWLKFEEDVEDGGERWSKPYVATLSLHSLFELRSCILNGTVMLDMRANSIEEIADMVIDSMVASGQLKEDLRAKVREAMLKKHHHQNERKLSNRIPLVRSIADIGKKHSDPLLLERNGPLVHLNSVPNYLDSEKAVERRPSKVDMNFMKKIPPGAEASNVLVGEVDFLEKPIIAFVRLSPAVLITGLTEVPVPTRFLFLLLGPHGKGPQYHEIGRSMATLMTDEIFHDVAYKAKDRTDLLSGIDEFLDQVTVLPPGEWDPTIRIEPPKNVPSQLKRKRPSHPNGTASPAGELEMGDDHQVGPELQRTGRICGGLILDIKRKAPFYWSDIRDSFSLQCLASILFLYCACMSPVITFGGLLGEATKGNISAIESLFGASLTGVAYSLFAGQPLTILGSTGPVLVFEKILFKFCADYGLSYLSLRTSIGLWTAFLCLVLVATDASSLVCYITRFTEEAFAALICIIFIYEALEKLFHLGEHYPVNSHNVLDNLTSYSCQCSEPANASAQLLLKWNQTGYSADSIPWSSFNVSMCKMLNGEFVGTACGNHGPYIPDVLFWSIILFFTTFFLSSFLKQFKTERYFPTKVRSTISDFAVFITIMIMVLVDYLMGIPSPKLNVPDRFEVGGFIIFLYVYIIDANDLLPSRSLPLFQAVQTKSGTLLPSFPAQPTSKNRGWLMDPLGENPWWTLLVAALPALLCTILIFMDQQITAVIINRKEHKLKKGCGYHLDLLVVSFMLGVCSIMGLPWFVAATVLSISHVNSLKVESGCSAPGEQPKFLGIREQRVTGFMIFVLMGCSVFMTSALKFIPMPVLYGVFLYMGVSSLKGIQFFDRIKLFGMPAKHQPDLIYLRYVPLWKVHIFTLVQLTCLVLLWVIKASAAAVVFPMMVLALVFIRKLLDFFFSNRELSWLDDLMPESKKKKEDDKKKKARAKLEAESRLQDEELGLPVSYESSNLLNIPEKTLSGSSELDAMVVNTADEMAQNAAWRAVNLSSDSQSQHSGSREKAACVRVDISPETPGESSNAETFL; from the exons ggtCTAGATGAGGAGGCAATCGTTGACCACGGAAAGAGCAGCTTCACTATTCAGACAAACTACGAAAAGGACGAATTAGAAA gccACCGAGCTGTGTACGTGGGCGTTCACGTTCCCTTTGGAAGAGAAAACAAGCGGAGGCATCGTCACCGAGGACACAGGCACCACAGAAAGAGAAGGGATAAAGATTCGGATGACGGAAAGGAGGATGACAGGGACTCGTCCCCCTACG ACACTCCATCCCAGCGGGTCCAATTCATTCTGGGCACAGAGGACGATGACTTGGAGCATGTTCCCCACGACCTCTTCACCGAGTTGGATGAGCTCTCCTTCCGAGATGGCAGAGCCACTGAATGGAGGGAAACTGCCAG GTGGCTGAAGTTTGAAGAGGATGTGGAAGATGGCGGGGAAAGGTGGAGCAAGCCGTACGTGGCTACGTTGTCACTGCACAGTTTATTTGAACTGCGGAGCTGCATCCTCAATGGCACTGTCATGCTGGATATGAGGGCCAACAGTATAGAGGAAATTGCAG ACATGGTGATCGACAGCATGGTGGCGTCGGGCCAGCTCAAGGAGGACCTGCGGGCGAAGGTGCGTGAGGCCATGCTGAAGAAGCACCACCATCAGAACGAGCGAAAGCTCAGTAACCGCATCCCTTTGGTGCGCTCCATTGCTGACATAGGCAAGAAACATTCTGACCCTCTCTTGCTTGAAAGAAACG GACCACTCGTTCATCTGAACTCCGTCCCGAATTACCTGGACAGTGAAAAGGCAGTGGAGAGGCGGCCTTCCAAA GTGGATATGAATTTCATGAAGAAGATTCCCCCGGGCGCCGAAGCTTCCAATGTGTTGGTGGGAGAAGTGGATTTCTTGGAGAAACCCATCATCGCCTTTGTTCGACTCTCCCCTGCGGTTCTGATCACTGGCCTCACTGAGGTTCCCGTTCCCACAAG GTTCCTGTTCCTGCTTTTGGGTCCTCACGGGAAGGGTCCTCAATACCATGAGATTGGCAGATCGATGGCCACTCTGATGACAGATGAG ATTTTCCATGACGTGGCATACAAGGCCAAAGATCGAACGGATCTCCTATCTGGGATCGATGAGTTCCTTGATCAGGTGACGGTCCTCCCTCCTGGAGAGTGGGACCCCACGATCCGGATTGAGCCCCCTAAAAACGTCCCGTCCCAG CTAAAGAGGAAGAGGCCATCGCATCCAAATGGCACGGCATCCCCAGCGGGAGAACTGGAAATGGGAGACGACCACCAAGTGGGACCAGAGCTGCAGAGGACCGGAAG GATATGCGGCGGTCTGATCCTGGACATCAAGCGGAAGGCCCCCTTTTACTGGAGCGACATCAGAGACTCCTTTAGCTTGCAGTGTCTAGCCTCCATTCTCTTCCTTTATTGTGCCTGCATGTCTCCCGTCATTACGTTCGGAGGTCTGCTTGGGGAGGCCACCAAAGGCAACATC AGTGCCATAGAGTCTCTTTTTGGGGCGTCATTGACTGGAGTTGCGTATTCCCTCTTTGCCGGTCAACCTCTAACTATCCTTGGCAGCACAGGACCTGTTTTAGTGTTTGAGAAGATCCTCTTTAAGTTCTGCGC CGACTACGGACTGTCCTACCTGTCGTTGCGAACAAGCATTGGTCTGTGGACTGCCTTCCTGTGTCTGGTCCTGGTTGCTACGGACGCGAGCTCCCTGGTCTGCTATATCACCCGATTCACCGAGGAAGCTTTTGCCGCACTCATCTGCATCATCTTTATCTACGAGGCGCTTGAAAAGCTCTTCCACCTCGGAGAGCATTACCCTGTCAACAGCCACAACGTCCTGGATAACCTCACATCATATTC GTGTCAGTGCTCTGAGCCAGCGAATGCCTCCGCTCAGCTCCTGCTGAAATGGAACCAGACGGGTTACAGTGCAGACTCCATACCGTGGAGTAGCTTCAATGTTTCG ATGTGTAAAATGCTCAACGGGGAGTTTGTTGGCACAGCCTGCGGTAACCATGGACCCTACATCCCAGATGTTCTCTTCTGGTCCATCATTCTCTTCTTCACCACCTTTTTCTTGTCCTCTTTCCTCAAGCAGTTCAAAACGGAGCGGTACTTCCCCaccaag gtgCGATCCACAATCAGTGACTTTGCTGTCTTCATAACTATCATGATTATGGTCTTGGTGGACTACTTAATGGGGATCCCTTCACCGAAACTAAACGTCCCTGATCGGTTTGAGGTAGgcggatttattatttttttgtatgtatatatcattGATGCAAATGATCTTCTTCCGAGTAGAAGTTTACCACTTTTCCAGGCTGTCCAAACTAAATCTGGCACACTTTTGCCATCTTTCCCCGCACAGCCTACTTCAAAGAACAGAGGCTGGCTGATGGACCCATTAGGCGAAAACCCCTGGTGGACGCTGTTGGTGGCAGCGCTTCCTGCCCTGTTGTGCACAATTCTCATCTTTATGGATCAGCAGATCACAGCTGTCATCATCAACCGCAAGGAGCACAAGCTCAAG AAAGGCTGTGGCTATCACCTGGACTTGCTGGTGGTGTCATTCATGCTTGGCGTGTGCTCCATAATGGGCCTGCCCTGGTTCGTGGCGGCCACCGTCCTCTCCATTTCGCACGTGAACAGCCTCAAGGTGGAATCTGGTTGCTCCGCTCCCGGAGAGCAGCCCAAGTTCCTCGGCATCCGGGAGCAGCGCGTCACCGGCTTCATGATCTTTGTCCTCATGGGCTGTTCGGTTTTCATGACATCTGCGCTCAAG TTCATTCCAATGCCAGTGCTGTACGGAGTCTTCCTCTACATGGGGGTCTCCTCTCTGAAAGGCATCCAA TTCTTTGACAGAATCAAGCTGTTTGGCATGCCTGCCAAACATCAGCCTGATCTTATTTACTTGCGCTACGTGCCGCTGTGGAAAGTCCATATCTTCACCCTGGTACAGCTCACCTGCCTGGTACTGCTCTGGGTCATCAAGGCCTCTGCTGCAGCCGTGGTTTTCCCCATGATG gttCTTGCACTGGTCTTTATCCGGAAGCTTCTTGACTTCTTCTTCAGTAACAGAGAGCTGAGCTGGCTCGACGACTTGATGCCAgagagcaagaagaaaaaagaggacgacaaaaaaaagaaagcgcggGCAAAGCTG gaAGCAGAGTCTCGATTGCAGGACGAAGAACTAGGACTGCCGGTCAGCTACGAGAGCTCCAACCTGCTCAACATCCCAGAAAAGACCCTCTCAGGGAG TTCTGAGCTTGATGCCATGGTTGTAAATACTGCTGATGAAATGGCCCAAAATGCGGCGTGGAGAGCAGTGAACTTGAGCAGCGACTCGCAAAGCCAACATAGTGGAAG CCGGGAGAAGGCGGCCTGCGTTAGAGTGGACATAAGCCCGGAAACACCAGGAGAAAGTTCCAATGCGGAGACCTTCTTGTGA